One window of the Lactococcus lactis genome contains the following:
- the adhP gene encoding alcohol dehydrogenase AdhP, with the protein MKAAVVRHNPDGYADLVEKELRAIKPNEALLDMEYCGVCHTDLHVAAGDYGNKAGTVLGHEGIGIVKEIGADVSSLQVGDRVSVAWFFEGCGHCEYCVSGNETFCREVKNAGYSVDGGMAEEAIVVADYAVKVPDGLDPIEASSITCAGVTTYKAIKVSGVKPGDWQVIFGAGGLGNLAIQYAKNVFGAKVIAVDINQDKLNLAKKIGADVIINSGDVNPVDEIKKITGGLGVQSAIVCAVARIAFEQAVASLKPMGKMVAVALPNTEMTLSVPTVVFDGVEVAGSLVGTRLDLAEAFQFGAEGKVKPIVATRKLEEINDIIDEMKAGKIEGRMVIDFTK; encoded by the coding sequence ATGAAAGCAGCAGTAGTAAGACACAATCCAGATGGTTATGCGGACCTTGTTGAAAAGGAACTTCGAGCAATCAAACCTAATGAAGCTTTGCTTGACATGGAGTATTGTGGAGTCTGTCATACCGATTTGCACGTTGCAGCAGGTGATTATGGCAACAAAGCAGGGACTGTTCTTGGTCATGAAGGAATTGGAATTGTCAAAGAAATTGGAGCTGATGTAAGCTCGCTTCAAGTTGGTGATCGGGTTTCAGTGGCTTGGTTCTTTGAAGGATGTGGTCACTGTGAATACTGTGTATCTGGTAATGAAACTTTTTGTCGAGAAGTTAAAAATGCAGGATATTCAGTTGATGGCGGAATGGCTGAAGAAGCAATTGTTGTTGCCGATTATGCTGTCAAAGTTCCTGACGGACTTGACCCAATTGAAGCTAGCTCAATTACTTGTGCTGGAGTAACAACTTACAAAGCAATCAAAGTATCAGGAGTAAAACCTGGTGATTGGCAAGTAATTTTTGGTGCTGGAGGACTTGGAAATTTAGCAATTCAATATGCTAAAAATGTTTTTGGAGCAAAAGTAATTGCTGTTGATATTAATCAAGATAAATTAAATTTAGCTAAAAAAATTGGAGCTGATGTGATTATCAATTCTGGTGATGTAAATCCAGTTGATGAAATTAAAAAAATAACTGGCGGCTTAGGGGTGCAAAGTGCAATAGTTTGTGCTGTTGCAAGGATTGCTTTTGAACAAGCGGTTGCTTCTTTGAAACCTATGGGCAAAATGGTTGCTGTGGCACTTCCCAATACTGAGATGACTTTATCAGTTCCAACAGTTGTTTTTGACGGAGTGGAGGTTGCAGGTTCACTTGTCGGAACAAGACTTGACTTGGCAGAAGCTTTTCAATTTGGAGCAGAAGGTAAGGTAAAACCAATTGTTGCGACACGCAAACTGGAAGAAATCAATGATATTATTGATGAAATGAAGGCAGGAAAAATTGAAGGCCGAATGGTCATTGATTTTACTAAATAA
- a CDS encoding UDP-N-acetylmuramoyl-L-alanyl-D-glutamate--2,6-diaminopimelate ligase encodes MIRLEQVIEILKKDNNFREISSAGEYYFNWPKEVNFDQLSYDSRKSTENTLFFAKGLNFKKEYLTDLEAAFYVSEFDYEVALPAIIVTDVKRAMALIAASFYDFPQNKLKTLALTGTKGKTTSAYFAKAILDKMNGGKTALLSTAQTTLDGKNYFKSELTTPESLDLLEMMAKALTNGMTHLVMEVSSQAYKTERVYGLTFDVGVFLNISPDHIGPVEHPTLEDYFYCKRQLLKNSRYFVANSEMNHFAIIKEELKERKIPHAFYGADSENKIIESKGLHFVTDGSVSGAFDIRLLGRFNQENALATALATKALGASLENIHDGLALAVVPGRMELLTAKNGAHIYIDYAHNGLSLENLVEVVEEHHAGQLVLVLGSTGNKGESRRKDFGQVIEKHPRLDVILTTDDSNREDPKIIADEIASFVSRTLDFELDRELAIKKAVSKTKSTDDAVIIAGKGTDMFQLKDGKRQPYIGDTAAAQKYL; translated from the coding sequence ATGATTAGGCTTGAACAAGTTATAGAAATACTAAAAAAAGATAATAATTTCCGTGAGATTTCTTCTGCTGGAGAATATTATTTCAACTGGCCAAAGGAAGTAAACTTTGACCAACTCTCTTATGATTCACGAAAATCAACAGAAAATACCCTTTTCTTTGCCAAGGGTTTGAATTTTAAAAAAGAATATTTAACAGACTTAGAAGCTGCTTTTTATGTTTCAGAATTTGATTATGAAGTAGCTCTCCCAGCAATTATTGTCACTGATGTTAAACGAGCAATGGCTTTAATCGCTGCAAGCTTTTATGATTTTCCACAAAATAAACTCAAAACCTTAGCTTTGACTGGTACAAAAGGAAAAACCACTTCTGCTTATTTTGCTAAAGCAATACTTGACAAAATGAATGGTGGCAAAACTGCACTTTTATCTACTGCCCAAACAACTTTGGATGGAAAAAATTATTTTAAATCAGAATTGACAACTCCTGAAAGTCTTGATTTACTAGAAATGATGGCAAAAGCTCTGACAAATGGAATGACACATTTGGTCATGGAAGTTTCAAGCCAAGCTTACAAAACAGAACGGGTTTACGGTTTAACATTTGATGTTGGAGTTTTCTTAAACATTTCTCCTGACCACATTGGCCCAGTTGAACATCCAACGCTTGAAGATTATTTTTACTGCAAACGTCAACTTCTCAAAAATTCACGTTATTTTGTTGCTAATTCCGAAATGAATCACTTTGCTATCATTAAAGAGGAACTTAAGGAACGTAAAATTCCACATGCTTTCTATGGTGCTGATTCTGAAAATAAAATTATTGAATCAAAAGGACTTCATTTTGTTACTGACGGTTCTGTCAGCGGAGCATTTGACATTCGCTTATTAGGACGCTTCAACCAAGAAAATGCCTTAGCTACAGCATTAGCAACTAAAGCTTTAGGCGCTTCATTAGAAAATATCCATGACGGTTTAGCTCTTGCTGTTGTTCCAGGACGCATGGAACTTCTTACTGCCAAAAATGGTGCCCACATCTATATTGATTATGCTCACAACGGCCTGTCATTAGAAAATCTTGTTGAAGTTGTTGAAGAACACCATGCTGGTCAGCTTGTTCTAGTCCTTGGTTCAACCGGAAATAAAGGCGAAAGTCGCCGGAAAGATTTCGGACAAGTGATTGAAAAACATCCGCGACTTGATGTCATTTTAACTACTGATGATTCAAATCGAGAAGACCCTAAAATAATTGCTGACGAGATTGCTTCTTTTGTCAGTCGCACACTTGATTTTGAACTTGACCGTGAATTGGCAATAAAAAAAGCTGTCAGTAAAACTAAAAGTACTGACGATGCTGTGATTATCGCTGGAAAAGGGACTGATATGTTCCAATTAAAAGACGGAAAACGTCAACCTTATATTGGAGATACAGCTGCTGCTCAAAAATATCTCTAA
- a CDS encoding putative polysaccharide biosynthesis protein, which produces MEDSEKIMNTGQQSPKTAAKSKDQMLSGAAWRTGADMIGKILGVIYIIPWYAWMGRFGNEANSLFSMGYNIYALFLLISTVGIPAAIAREVARYNTLDDPNMAYRLVRQMLGVMLVLGIVASGLMFFLAGPLSALVGGKDSADLIPVMKSLALAVLIFPSMSVIRGYFQGLNQVKAYAMSQLLEQIVRVIWMLAATFAIMKLGSHNWQNAVTQSTLAAFIGMLGSYAVLFYYLQKSGNLNKLINPGPVKSKINALEIFRSTLHTAIPFIVIGSAIQIFKIIDNSTFMNMMPWVTNYSHNELLVLMSYFSANTDKLTMVLLGVALTLGSVSDPLITEHYVQGNRRELATLVGYNFQLYVGFMLPAVIGMSLLTKPIYTIFFQIPSGLQSSLFVFAILQTFLLGLYMIVYPPLTVMDHKRLAMRIFTLTLVIKLVLQVPMILIFHTYGPLLATTVSFLVGVFLFIRKLHELTHFSIKNTVRGIQGATLLTGFMAIVVIIVEIILGFIFGKSPGRIASVFIAAIAGGAGFYTYLWFAAKLGLLEKWFGPRGLSLRRKLHI; this is translated from the coding sequence ATGGAAGATTCAGAAAAAATAATGAATACAGGTCAGCAGTCACCAAAAACGGCTGCAAAATCAAAAGATCAGATGCTCTCTGGTGCTGCTTGGCGGACTGGTGCGGACATGATTGGGAAAATACTAGGGGTAATTTATATTATTCCTTGGTATGCTTGGATGGGGCGTTTTGGTAATGAGGCCAACTCCCTCTTTAGTATGGGTTATAATATCTATGCTCTTTTCCTATTGATTTCAACAGTGGGGATTCCGGCGGCAATTGCGCGTGAAGTGGCTCGCTATAATACATTAGATGACCCTAACATGGCTTACCGGCTCGTTCGGCAAATGCTCGGAGTGATGCTGGTTCTTGGAATTGTTGCGTCAGGGCTCATGTTCTTTCTTGCAGGTCCACTCTCAGCCCTTGTTGGCGGTAAGGATAGCGCAGATTTAATTCCAGTCATGAAAAGTTTAGCATTGGCTGTTTTGATTTTCCCATCGATGTCAGTTATTCGAGGATATTTCCAAGGTCTGAATCAGGTTAAAGCTTATGCTATGAGTCAGCTTTTGGAACAAATTGTTCGGGTCATTTGGATGCTAGCAGCAACTTTTGCTATCATGAAGTTAGGTTCGCATAATTGGCAAAATGCCGTGACACAATCTACCTTGGCTGCTTTTATTGGGATGTTAGGTTCCTACGCTGTATTATTCTATTACTTACAGAAATCAGGAAATCTTAATAAATTAATTAATCCTGGTCCTGTAAAATCTAAAATTAATGCTTTAGAAATTTTTAGATCAACATTACACACAGCCATTCCATTTATTGTCATTGGTTCAGCTATTCAAATTTTTAAAATTATTGATAACTCAACCTTTATGAATATGATGCCTTGGGTAACAAACTATAGTCATAATGAATTGCTTGTTCTGATGAGTTATTTCTCAGCAAATACTGATAAATTAACGATGGTCTTGTTGGGTGTCGCATTGACGCTTGGTTCTGTTTCAGACCCTCTGATTACAGAGCATTATGTTCAAGGGAATCGGCGTGAACTTGCAACGTTAGTAGGTTATAATTTCCAATTATACGTTGGTTTTATGCTTCCGGCCGTGATTGGAATGTCACTATTGACTAAACCGATTTATACAATTTTCTTCCAAATTCCTTCTGGATTACAAAGTAGTTTGTTTGTCTTTGCTATTTTACAAACCTTCTTGTTGGGACTTTATATGATTGTCTATCCTCCACTGACAGTAATGGACCATAAACGTTTGGCAATGCGAATCTTTACCTTGACTCTTGTCATTAAATTAGTTTTGCAAGTTCCAATGATTCTTATTTTCCATACTTATGGACCTTTACTTGCGACCACTGTTTCATTCTTAGTTGGTGTTTTCTTATTCATTAGAAAACTACATGAGTTAACTCATTTTTCAATTAAGAATACAGTTCGCGGAATTCAAGGGGCAACTTTACTGACAGGATTTATGGCTATTGTGGTTATTATTGTTGAAATCATTTTAGGTTTTATTTTCGGTAAGAGCCCAGGTCGAATTGCCTCAGTATTTATTGCTGCCATTGCCGGTGGTGCAGGATTTTATACTTATCTCTGGTTTGCTGCTAAACTTGGACTTCTAGAAAAATGGTTTGGTCCAAGAGGTTTGTCACTTCGTCGAAAATTACATATCTAA
- a CDS encoding MGMT family protein encodes MAEITENTKKILEVILNLKEGQVMSYRDVGALAGLPNGARQVSRILHSMSKKYELPWWRVVRSDRTIGLPEPAKSEQMELLKKEGISFTAQGKIIIEDELL; translated from the coding sequence ATGGCAGAAATTACCGAAAATACAAAAAAGATTTTAGAAGTTATTCTAAATTTAAAAGAGGGGCAGGTCATGAGTTATCGAGATGTGGGAGCTTTAGCTGGATTGCCAAATGGTGCACGGCAGGTTTCTAGAATTTTGCATTCGATGTCTAAAAAATATGAACTGCCATGGTGGCGTGTAGTGCGTTCTGACAGAACAATTGGATTGCCAGAGCCTGCTAAAAGTGAGCAAATGGAACTTCTAAAAAAAGAGGGAATTTCTTTTACAGCTCAAGGGAAAATAATTATTGAAGATGAACTGCTCTAA
- the pepO gene encoding endopeptidase PepO, with amino-acid sequence MTRIQDDLFATVNADWLENAEIPADKPRISAFDELVLKNEKNLAKDLAELSQNLPTDNPELLEAIKFYNKAGDWQAREKADFSAVKNELAKVETLNTFEDFKNNLTQLVFHSQAPLPFSFSVEPDMKDAIHYSLGFSGPGLILPDTTYYNDEHPRKKELLDFWAKNTSEILKTFDVENAEEIAKSALKFDALLVPSANTSEEWAKYAELYHPISTDNFGSKVKNLDLKSLIKDLVKTEPDKVIVYEDRFYESFDSLVNEENWSLIKASMLTKIARGATSFFNEDLRILGGAYGRFLSNVQEARSQEKHQLDLTESYFSQVIGLFYGKKYFGEAAKADVKRMVTAMIKVYQARLSKNEWLSQETAEKAIEKLDAITPFIGFPDKLPEIYSRLKTTSGSLYEDALKFDEILTARTFEKFSEDVDKTSWHMPAHMVNAYYSPDSNTIVFPAAILQAPFYSLEQSSSQNYGGIGAVIAHEISHAFDNNGAQFDKEGNLNKWWLDEDYEAFEEKQKEMIALFDGVETEAGPANGKLIVSENIADQGGITAALTAAKDEKDVDLKAFFSQWAKIWRMKASKEFQQMLLSMDVHAPAKLRANIPPTNLEEFYETFDVKETDKMYRAPENRLKIW; translated from the coding sequence ATGACAAGGATTCAAGATGATTTATTCGCTACTGTTAATGCTGATTGGTTAGAAAATGCAGAAATTCCTGCTGACAAACCAAGAATTTCAGCTTTTGATGAATTAGTACTAAAAAATGAGAAAAATTTGGCTAAAGATTTAGCTGAGTTATCACAAAACCTACCTACTGATAATCCAGAATTGCTTGAAGCAATCAAATTTTATAATAAAGCAGGAGATTGGCAAGCAAGAGAAAAAGCGGATTTTTCTGCCGTAAAAAATGAACTTGCTAAAGTTGAAACTTTAAATACTTTTGAAGATTTTAAAAATAATTTGACTCAACTCGTTTTCCATTCACAGGCTCCTCTTCCATTTTCTTTTAGTGTTGAACCTGATATGAAAGATGCTATTCACTATTCTCTTGGATTCTCTGGTCCGGGCTTGATTTTACCTGATACCACTTATTATAATGATGAACACCCTAGAAAAAAAGAATTACTTGATTTTTGGGCTAAAAATACAAGCGAAATTTTAAAGACATTTGATGTTGAAAATGCAGAAGAGATTGCAAAGTCTGCCCTTAAATTCGATGCTCTTTTAGTTCCGTCAGCAAATACTTCTGAAGAGTGGGCAAAATATGCTGAACTTTATCATCCAATTTCTACTGACAACTTTGGCAGTAAAGTTAAAAACCTGGATTTAAAATCTTTAATTAAAGATTTAGTAAAAACTGAACCTGATAAAGTCATTGTTTATGAAGACCGTTTTTACGAATCATTTGATTCACTTGTCAATGAAGAAAATTGGTCGCTCATTAAAGCTTCGATGCTGACAAAAATTGCACGTGGCGCTACTTCTTTCTTCAATGAAGACCTTAGAATTCTTGGTGGAGCTTACGGACGTTTCCTTTCAAATGTTCAAGAAGCAAGAAGTCAAGAAAAACATCAACTTGATTTGACTGAGTCTTATTTTAGCCAAGTGATTGGTTTATTCTATGGTAAAAAATATTTTGGTGAAGCTGCTAAGGCCGATGTCAAACGGATGGTCACTGCGATGATTAAAGTTTACCAAGCGCGTTTGTCTAAAAATGAGTGGCTCAGTCAAGAAACAGCTGAAAAAGCCATTGAAAAATTGGATGCTATTACTCCTTTCATTGGTTTCCCAGATAAATTGCCTGAAATTTATAGTCGTTTAAAAACAACTTCTGGCTCTCTCTATGAAGATGCCCTTAAATTCGATGAAATTTTGACTGCTCGAACTTTTGAAAAATTCTCAGAAGATGTTGATAAAACAAGCTGGCATATGCCTGCTCATATGGTCAATGCTTATTATAGTCCTGATAGTAATACAATTGTTTTTCCAGCAGCAATTTTGCAAGCTCCTTTTTACTCTCTTGAACAATCTTCATCACAAAATTACGGTGGAATTGGCGCTGTCATTGCTCATGAAATTTCTCATGCTTTTGATAACAACGGTGCCCAATTCGATAAAGAAGGAAATTTGAACAAATGGTGGTTAGATGAAGATTATGAAGCTTTTGAAGAAAAGCAAAAAGAAATGATTGCACTCTTTGACGGCGTAGAAACCGAAGCTGGTCCAGCAAACGGAAAACTCATTGTGTCAGAAAATATTGCTGACCAAGGAGGAATTACAGCGGCACTGACAGCAGCTAAAGATGAGAAAGACGTTGATTTGAAGGCTTTCTTTAGTCAGTGGGCTAAGATTTGGCGCATGAAAGCAAGTAAAGAATTCCAACAAATGCTTTTGTCAATGGATGTTCATGCACCCGCTAAACTTCGTGCCAATATTCCTCCAACAAATCTCGAAGAGTTTTACGAAACTTTTGATGTTAAAGAAACTGATAAGATGTATCGTGCACCAGAAAATCGTCTTAAAATTTGGTAA
- a CDS encoding helix-turn-helix domain-containing protein, producing MFYDRLKTLVIDSQKSFNQVERELRYPRNALANYRLGKEPSAKRLTEIADYFNVTTEYLLGKDDKYSYNKAKLLFEYLTLDNKQNLLNYIQNRIDELELLEREPISLSTEQFVFCGDNTWALQESRKTIKLLTKQLPDDYDAVFELVGGPLDAEAPGNGDLLFVKFTDANFAELIHNFLLQHDHFAKLSVKDEKLTCLSRDAGSLAEVPELFGKIAKIYRFRTI from the coding sequence ATGTTCTATGACCGTCTAAAAACTTTAGTTATTGATTCTCAGAAATCTTTCAACCAGGTCGAAAGAGAGTTGAGATATCCCAGAAACGCCCTTGCTAATTATCGCTTGGGAAAAGAACCTTCTGCCAAAAGATTGACAGAAATTGCTGATTATTTTAATGTCACAACTGAATACCTTCTTGGTAAAGATGACAAGTACAGTTATAATAAGGCAAAGCTTTTGTTTGAATATCTTACATTAGATAATAAACAAAACTTGTTAAATTATATTCAAAATCGAATTGATGAGCTTGAACTTCTTGAAAGAGAGCCCATTTCTTTGAGTACTGAACAATTTGTATTTTGTGGTGATAATACTTGGGCGCTACAAGAAAGCCGCAAAACAATCAAACTGCTCACAAAGCAACTTCCTGATGATTACGATGCAGTTTTTGAACTCGTTGGGGGTCCTTTAGATGCGGAAGCTCCTGGTAATGGAGATTTACTTTTTGTAAAATTTACTGACGCAAATTTTGCAGAGCTGATCCATAATTTCTTGTTGCAACATGACCATTTTGCCAAGCTTTCAGTAAAAGATGAAAAGCTTACTTGTCTAAGCCGTGATGCTGGAAGCCTTGCCGAAGTCCCTGAACTTTTTGGCAAAATTGCTAAAATTTATCGTTTCAGAACTATTTAA
- a CDS encoding transcription regulator has product MKEIYDKIQDINIILKRSFIDLGKPLAYQEVVEKSAKVLESSLFIIDTKRNCLGYGFTDSDNSYQDDVNLQNFFIYQKISKDISSQLLNHYEMSASLPMAQSILEPVKEISSKFPNKFLSFLPIEGNHLRLGTLFLLTDSPLEEEKRILVDFLSTFIGNQMSYIMLAELEGQRRNETFVSLVQSLSRSELEAFKSIIEKIDR; this is encoded by the coding sequence TTGAAAGAAATTTATGACAAAATCCAAGACATAAATATTATTTTGAAAAGATCATTTATTGACCTTGGAAAACCATTAGCTTATCAAGAGGTGGTAGAGAAAAGTGCCAAAGTTTTAGAGTCTAGCCTTTTTATCATAGATACCAAACGAAATTGTTTAGGTTATGGTTTTACTGATTCTGATAATTCTTATCAGGATGATGTAAACCTCCAAAATTTTTTTATCTATCAAAAAATATCAAAAGATATCTCTAGTCAACTATTAAATCACTACGAAATGAGCGCAAGCCTACCAATGGCCCAATCAATTTTAGAACCAGTGAAAGAAATTTCGAGCAAATTTCCAAATAAATTTCTCAGCTTTCTACCTATAGAAGGAAATCATTTGAGATTGGGAACCCTTTTTCTACTGACAGATTCTCCTCTGGAAGAAGAAAAGAGAATATTGGTAGATTTTTTATCAACATTCATAGGGAATCAAATGTCTTATATCATGCTGGCAGAACTGGAAGGGCAAAGACGAAATGAAACCTTTGTTTCTTTAGTTCAATCATTATCTCGTTCAGAATTAGAAGCATTTAAAAGCATCATTGAAAAAATAGACCGTTAA